A genomic segment from Thermodesulfobacteriota bacterium encodes:
- a CDS encoding 8-amino-7-oxononanoate synthase has product MDKFDFIDREFQRRQAANQVRRLRRVIPRDNGRIELNGRTLINVSSNDYLGLSRHPLLAERAAAYLEKYGAGATASRLICGNYACVEETEEKLAALKQTPAALIFNAGYQANATLLPALCDRKSLILSDRLNHNSIIAGCHLSRCAVKPFVHNDMDDLERLLAENAASGFSRIVIVTETVFSMDGDTGDIDRLSSLAKRFGAILMVDEAHATGVFGDNGMGLACGAGADLVMGTFGKGCGSFGAYVACSRKMREYLINCCPGFVYSTGLPPAVIGAIDAALDLIPGMAEERRRLLDNAAFLRKRLNGLGLSTGASATQIIPVIMGAENKALSLSAWLEELGFLAVAIRPPSVPADQSRLRISLSAALDRRDVEALAGAIEQWTAK; this is encoded by the coding sequence ATGGATAAATTCGATTTTATCGACAGAGAGTTCCAACGGCGGCAAGCCGCCAACCAGGTCCGCCGACTGCGGCGGGTCATTCCCCGGGACAACGGGCGGATCGAGCTCAACGGCCGGACCCTGATCAACGTCAGTTCCAACGATTACCTGGGACTGTCCCGGCATCCGCTGCTGGCGGAACGGGCCGCGGCATACCTTGAAAAATACGGCGCCGGCGCCACCGCCTCCCGCCTGATCTGCGGCAATTACGCCTGCGTCGAAGAGACGGAGGAAAAACTGGCCGCCCTCAAGCAGACCCCGGCCGCCCTGATCTTCAACGCCGGGTACCAGGCCAACGCCACCCTGCTGCCGGCCCTGTGCGACCGCAAGTCGCTGATCCTTTCCGACCGGCTCAACCACAACAGCATCATCGCCGGCTGCCATTTGTCCCGTTGCGCCGTCAAACCCTTTGTCCACAACGATATGGATGACCTGGAACGGCTGCTGGCAGAAAACGCGGCCAGCGGCTTTTCCCGGATCGTCATCGTCACGGAAACGGTTTTTTCCATGGACGGCGACACCGGCGATATCGACCGGCTGTCCTCCCTGGCGAAACGGTTCGGGGCCATCCTGATGGTGGACGAGGCCCATGCCACCGGTGTTTTCGGTGACAACGGCATGGGCCTGGCCTGCGGGGCCGGGGCCGACCTGGTCATGGGCACCTTCGGCAAGGGCTGCGGCAGCTTCGGCGCCTACGTGGCCTGCTCGCGTAAAATGCGGGAGTACCTGATCAACTGCTGCCCCGGCTTTGTCTACTCCACCGGTCTGCCGCCGGCGGTCATCGGCGCCATTGACGCCGCCCTGGACCTGATTCCCGGCATGGCCGAGGAGCGGCGACGACTGCTGGACAACGCCGCCTTCTTAAGGAAACGGCTCAACGGCCTGGGGCTGTCCACCGGCGCCTCCGCCACCCAGATCATTCCCGTCATTATGGGCGCGGAAAACAAAGCCCTCTCACTTTCGGCCTGGCTGGAAGAACTCGGGTTTCTGGCCGTGGCCATCCGGCCGCCGTCGGTGCCCGCCGATCAGTCACGCCTGCGGATTTCCCTGTCCGCCGCCCTGGACCGCCGGGATGTGGAAGCCCTGGCCGGGGCCATCGAACAGTGGACGGCGAAATGA